From one Pseudactinotalea sp. HY158 genomic stretch:
- a CDS encoding ribose-5-phosphate isomerase — translation MDSLIVVVGSDDAGFQYKEALKADLMAHSEVSAVIDVGVDASAHTPYPEIAIGAAEVVARGEADRALLVCGTGMGMAMSANKVPGVRASTAHDSFSVERLVLSNNAQVLTLGERVIGLELARRLVAEWLTYRFDDTSASAEKVGVLTRYESRSA, via the coding sequence ATGGACTCGCTCATCGTCGTGGTCGGCTCCGATGACGCCGGATTCCAGTACAAGGAGGCGCTCAAGGCGGACCTAATGGCCCATTCCGAGGTCTCCGCGGTCATCGATGTCGGTGTCGACGCGAGCGCTCACACGCCGTATCCCGAGATTGCGATCGGGGCGGCCGAGGTGGTCGCGCGCGGCGAGGCCGACCGGGCGTTGCTCGTCTGCGGAACAGGTATGGGGATGGCGATGTCCGCCAATAAGGTGCCCGGCGTGCGAGCGAGTACCGCGCACGACAGCTTCTCCGTCGAACGCCTGGTCCTGAGCAACAACGCCCAGGTGCTCACCCTCGGTGAACGCGTCATCGGACTGGAACTGGCCCGCCGCCTCGTCGCCGAGTGGCTCACCTATCGGTTCGACGACACCTCGGCCTCGGCAGAGAAGGTCGGCGTGCTCACACGCTACGAGTCCCGCAGCGCGTGA
- a CDS encoding ABC transporter permease, translating into MTARLARWRVALRIARRDALRSKGRTALVVLLMMLPVAAGAFVVGGIRTSTPTTETRISWQMGSSAQARLSVGCGDVRAPIEQDPLGTAGCDSSAADLGAVDPGDLASLLPRGDDVTPAGRVGLPIRSGRALVRSAEFLVLDAASVPGLLGEVEGNAGPGPGQIVLRRQIADRLGVGIGDRVELDSVEVEVVGIGDSSSPVAGLVGASTVGGSEPIWFVVGDAPVTWGDVQNLNAIGMVVTSRAVYEDPPPPEQVPAASYGDSGDTARVVGVIAAVVALGLLEIVLLVGPAFAVGAKRNARMLALVAASGGAPGDVRRIVLASGLVAGVIAGVVGLAVGSAGTVVWFLTRQGSTYPLPNLVIPVLEPAGIAAIALLLGLAAAWFPARSAASADVVMALAGRRGDVPARRRVAWTGLSLAGAGVAMGVVAATVSEPVLLAAGVIVMEIGLVMAAGMLVELVGRLAPMMRLPARFALRDARRHRSRTAPAVAAVLAAVAAATVGLVWIASDARVQEAIWRPVAADQVGLVSLSTWDQDAEGLVEQYDRVERAIGGVLPQARMVPVRLLESTTHTGPNSSWSAAALPDPATVCPEDQEYSEDAADERCRVVPSASAGFTWGSGALVDDGSMVGALGLDGAAAAADALSRGEVVVNDPEAIWPDGRVHITVMDDDYQPATAEVTARGHLVEWASQVYDLVVPPALAEDLEGAAQVALADRGERAGDADPGGTDAGDPLFGIRTVGAVVTGVDLDQADVDSLNRDLSDIDANVRLTYEGEMGGKRSDADLAAIIVGAALVVALLATGLSVGLAVTDSRADLATLSAVGASPRVRRRITSAQAGVVAIVGTLAGVSTGLLLAFVIGRWQQTDRFTGYLWETIVPWPHVGALAIGLPLLAVAGGWLLSRSRLPVRRRLAQ; encoded by the coding sequence ATGACGGCCCGGCTCGCGCGCTGGCGCGTGGCACTGCGGATCGCCCGCCGGGACGCGCTGCGCAGCAAGGGCCGCACCGCGCTCGTCGTGCTGCTCATGATGCTCCCGGTCGCCGCGGGCGCGTTCGTCGTGGGCGGGATCCGCACGAGCACGCCGACTACCGAGACCCGGATCTCCTGGCAGATGGGCTCGAGCGCCCAGGCCCGGCTGAGCGTGGGCTGTGGCGACGTGCGCGCGCCGATCGAGCAGGATCCGTTGGGCACCGCCGGCTGCGACAGCTCGGCCGCCGACCTCGGCGCGGTGGACCCGGGCGACCTCGCGTCGCTGCTGCCGCGTGGGGACGACGTCACCCCGGCCGGGCGGGTCGGCCTGCCCATCCGTAGTGGGCGGGCCCTCGTACGCTCGGCCGAGTTCCTCGTGCTCGACGCCGCGTCCGTGCCCGGGCTCCTCGGCGAGGTCGAGGGGAACGCCGGGCCGGGGCCCGGACAGATCGTGCTGCGGCGCCAGATCGCCGACCGGCTCGGCGTGGGAATCGGCGACCGCGTGGAACTCGACTCGGTGGAGGTCGAGGTGGTCGGCATCGGCGACTCGAGCTCACCCGTGGCCGGCCTCGTCGGCGCGTCCACGGTGGGTGGGAGCGAGCCGATCTGGTTCGTCGTCGGCGATGCGCCGGTGACGTGGGGCGACGTGCAGAACCTCAATGCCATCGGGATGGTGGTGACGAGTCGGGCCGTGTACGAGGATCCGCCGCCGCCGGAGCAGGTTCCGGCTGCTTCTTACGGCGACTCCGGTGACACGGCCCGGGTGGTCGGGGTGATCGCGGCCGTGGTCGCGCTGGGGCTGCTGGAGATCGTGTTGCTCGTGGGGCCCGCGTTCGCCGTGGGCGCCAAGCGCAACGCCCGCATGCTGGCACTGGTGGCGGCCTCGGGCGGGGCACCGGGCGATGTGCGCCGGATCGTGCTCGCCTCGGGACTCGTGGCCGGCGTGATCGCGGGCGTGGTCGGCCTGGCGGTCGGCAGCGCGGGAACGGTGGTCTGGTTCCTGACTCGGCAGGGCTCGACCTATCCGTTGCCGAACCTCGTGATCCCGGTGCTCGAGCCGGCCGGCATCGCCGCGATCGCGTTGCTGCTGGGGTTGGCCGCAGCGTGGTTCCCGGCCCGGAGCGCCGCGTCGGCCGACGTGGTGATGGCGCTCGCGGGGCGCCGCGGTGACGTACCGGCCCGTAGGCGGGTTGCCTGGACGGGGCTGAGCCTGGCGGGCGCCGGCGTGGCGATGGGGGTGGTGGCGGCAACCGTGAGCGAACCGGTGCTGCTCGCCGCCGGCGTGATCGTGATGGAGATCGGGCTCGTCATGGCCGCGGGGATGCTCGTGGAACTGGTCGGCCGGCTCGCTCCGATGATGCGCCTGCCCGCCCGGTTCGCGCTGCGTGATGCCCGTCGGCACCGCAGCCGGACGGCCCCCGCGGTGGCGGCCGTGTTGGCAGCCGTGGCCGCGGCGACCGTGGGGCTCGTGTGGATCGCGAGCGATGCCCGGGTGCAGGAGGCGATCTGGCGCCCGGTGGCCGCGGACCAGGTGGGACTGGTCAGCCTGAGCACGTGGGATCAGGACGCCGAGGGCCTGGTGGAACAGTACGACCGGGTCGAACGCGCGATCGGCGGCGTACTCCCGCAGGCCCGGATGGTCCCGGTGCGCCTGCTCGAGTCGACGACTCACACGGGACCGAACTCCTCCTGGTCGGCGGCGGCGCTGCCCGATCCGGCCACGGTGTGCCCGGAGGATCAGGAGTACTCGGAGGACGCCGCCGACGAACGGTGCCGGGTCGTGCCGTCCGCGTCGGCCGGCTTCACCTGGGGATCCGGCGCCCTCGTGGACGACGGCTCGATGGTCGGCGCGCTCGGTCTCGACGGGGCCGCGGCGGCCGCCGACGCGCTCTCGCGCGGGGAGGTGGTGGTCAACGACCCGGAGGCGATCTGGCCCGACGGACGGGTGCACATCACGGTCATGGACGACGACTACCAGCCGGCCACGGCGGAGGTGACCGCTCGTGGACACCTCGTGGAGTGGGCCTCGCAGGTATACGACCTCGTGGTGCCGCCGGCCCTCGCCGAGGATCTCGAGGGTGCGGCCCAGGTCGCCCTGGCCGATCGCGGGGAGCGGGCGGGGGATGCCGACCCGGGCGGTACCGATGCGGGCGATCCACTGTTCGGCATCCGTACCGTTGGAGCCGTGGTGACCGGTGTGGACCTCGACCAGGCCGATGTGGACTCGCTCAACCGGGACCTGTCCGATATCGATGCGAACGTGCGGCTGACCTATGAGGGGGAGATGGGCGGCAAGCGCAGCGACGCGGACCTGGCAGCCATCATCGTCGGTGCCGCCCTCGTGGTGGCGCTGCTCGCGACCGGGCTGAGCGTGGGGCTGGCCGTGACCGACTCCCGCGCCGACCTCGCCACGCTCTCGGCCGTGGGCGCGAGCCCGCGGGTTCGCCGGCGGATCACGAGCGCCCAGGCCGGGGTGGTCGCGATCGTCGGCACACTCGCGGGCGTGAGCACCGGGCTCCTGCTCGCCTTCGTGATCGGCCGATGGCAGCAGACGGACCGGTTCACCGGCTACCTCTGGGAGACGATCGTGCCGTGGCCTCATGTCGGCGCGCTGGCCATCGGGCTGCCGCTGCTCGCCGTCGCCGGCGGCTGGTTGCTGAGCCGCTCCCGCCTGCCGGTGCGGAGGCGCCTGGCGCAGTGA
- a CDS encoding efflux RND transporter permease subunit, translating to MSHLQPPNEPNDPNSGDGAARRGRSGSPEPDTPGQPGTSAPPEHRASARRGAAWARVVIPALVIVAWLVGAAIGGPYFGKVSEVSSNDSTAYLPTSAEATQVQNRLPEFLGDDAIPAVVVITGEQKLTKEQLHTLADLATGLGDLPEVSGAVSPPIPSEDGRAVEIFVPLDADADVDAAVEALRSELASTLPADLTSYVTGPAGFLGDLVEAFGGIDTLLLLVAIAAVFVILVIVYRSPLLPLIVLSTSLFALCVALLTVWWLAKAGVVLLSGQTQGILFILVIGAATDYSLLYVSRYREALRDHHGRWEATREAWRGSVGAITASGSTVIAGLLCLLLSELASNRDLGPIAAIGIVFAMLAALTFLPALLMACGRTAFWPRRPHVLAAGAAGEQSDAHLPTKGVWARLPAFVQRRHRPVWITVVVLLLGACVGLGQLKAEGVPQSDLVLGASEARAGQEALAEHFPGGSGSPVYVITSADDLQEVAGVLLTDDDIGAVSVAAAESPSGSAPVTTDGVQPAGPPGSPAPDPTVSHGDVLLQATLTVAADSAAAGDVVRDLRAELGDRAQIGGVSATDVDSNDASIRDRTLIIPIVLVVILGILMLLLRSVVAPLMLIGTVVLSFGATLGIAALVFNHVFHMPGADPAVPLFGFVFLVALGIDYNIFLMTRVREESVRHGTHAGIGRGLAITGGVITSAGLVLAATFAALSVIPILFLVQIAFIVAFGVLLDTLLVRSILVPALGHQFGRHLWWPSKKITD from the coding sequence ATGTCTCATCTGCAGCCGCCGAACGAGCCGAACGACCCGAATAGCGGGGACGGCGCCGCCCGGCGCGGGAGGTCCGGCTCGCCGGAGCCCGACACGCCCGGGCAGCCGGGCACCTCCGCGCCGCCCGAGCACCGGGCCTCGGCCCGCCGCGGCGCCGCGTGGGCTCGCGTGGTCATCCCCGCGCTCGTCATCGTCGCGTGGCTCGTCGGCGCCGCGATCGGCGGGCCCTATTTCGGCAAGGTGAGCGAGGTCTCCTCGAACGACTCCACCGCGTACCTGCCCACGAGCGCCGAGGCCACCCAGGTGCAGAACCGCCTGCCCGAGTTCCTCGGCGACGACGCGATCCCGGCCGTCGTCGTCATCACGGGCGAGCAGAAGCTCACCAAGGAGCAGCTGCACACGCTCGCCGACCTGGCGACCGGGCTGGGCGACCTGCCCGAGGTGAGTGGCGCCGTCTCCCCGCCGATCCCCTCCGAGGACGGGCGCGCGGTCGAGATCTTCGTCCCCCTCGATGCGGATGCGGACGTCGACGCCGCGGTCGAGGCGCTGCGCTCCGAGCTGGCGAGCACGCTTCCCGCCGACCTGACGAGCTACGTCACGGGCCCGGCCGGATTCCTGGGCGACCTGGTCGAGGCGTTCGGCGGCATCGACACGCTCCTGCTGCTCGTGGCGATCGCGGCGGTGTTCGTGATCCTCGTGATCGTCTACCGGTCCCCGCTGCTGCCGCTCATCGTGCTGTCGACGAGCCTGTTCGCGCTGTGCGTCGCGCTCCTGACCGTGTGGTGGCTCGCGAAGGCCGGCGTCGTGCTGCTCAGCGGCCAGACCCAGGGCATCCTGTTCATCCTCGTGATCGGCGCGGCCACGGACTACTCGCTGCTGTACGTCTCGCGCTACCGGGAGGCGCTGCGCGATCACCACGGCCGGTGGGAGGCCACGCGCGAGGCCTGGCGCGGCTCCGTCGGAGCGATCACGGCCTCCGGCAGCACGGTCATCGCCGGGCTGCTGTGCCTGCTGCTGAGCGAGCTCGCCTCGAACCGGGATCTGGGCCCGATCGCCGCGATCGGCATCGTGTTCGCGATGCTCGCCGCCCTCACGTTCCTGCCCGCGCTGCTCATGGCCTGCGGCCGGACCGCGTTCTGGCCGCGCCGACCCCACGTGCTCGCCGCGGGGGCTGCGGGCGAGCAGAGCGACGCGCATCTGCCCACCAAGGGGGTGTGGGCACGCCTCCCGGCGTTCGTGCAGCGGCGGCACCGGCCGGTGTGGATCACGGTGGTCGTGCTCCTGCTCGGGGCGTGCGTGGGCCTGGGCCAGCTCAAGGCCGAGGGCGTGCCGCAGAGCGACCTCGTGCTCGGCGCCTCCGAGGCCCGTGCCGGGCAGGAGGCGCTGGCCGAGCACTTCCCCGGCGGCTCGGGCAGCCCCGTCTACGTCATCACCTCCGCCGACGACCTGCAGGAGGTGGCAGGGGTGTTGCTCACCGACGACGACATCGGGGCGGTCTCGGTGGCGGCCGCCGAATCGCCGAGCGGTTCCGCTCCGGTGACCACGGACGGCGTCCAACCGGCCGGGCCTCCCGGCTCCCCCGCCCCGGACCCGACCGTCTCGCACGGCGACGTGCTGCTGCAGGCCACGCTCACGGTGGCTGCAGACTCCGCGGCCGCCGGCGACGTGGTCCGCGACCTGCGGGCCGAGCTGGGCGATCGGGCCCAGATCGGCGGCGTGAGCGCCACCGACGTGGACTCCAACGACGCCTCGATCCGCGACCGCACGCTCATCATCCCGATCGTGCTCGTGGTGATCCTGGGCATTCTCATGCTGCTGCTGCGTTCCGTGGTGGCCCCGCTCATGCTCATCGGCACCGTGGTGCTCTCCTTCGGCGCCACGCTCGGGATCGCGGCGCTCGTGTTCAACCACGTGTTCCACATGCCCGGCGCCGATCCGGCCGTGCCGCTGTTCGGGTTCGTGTTCCTCGTGGCGCTCGGGATCGACTACAACATCTTCCTCATGACCCGGGTGCGGGAGGAGTCGGTGCGCCACGGCACCCACGCCGGGATCGGCCGCGGGCTGGCGATCACCGGCGGGGTCATCACCTCCGCGGGCCTCGTGCTCGCGGCCACGTTCGCGGCGCTCTCGGTGATCCCGATCCTGTTCCTCGTCCAGATCGCGTTCATCGTGGCCTTCGGGGTCCTCCTCGACACGCTCCTCGTGCGCTCGATCCTCGTGCCCGCCCTCGGGCACCAATTCGGCCGACACCTGTGGTGGCCCTCGAAGAAGATCACGGACTAG
- a CDS encoding PadR family transcriptional regulator, giving the protein MSVKQGILALLSVQPMGVARLRREFEARTGGTWPLNIGQVYTTAQRLERDGLITRVAAEPPGGADAGPAADTGAAPATGANTGHGAPGEPEVEQYTLTRAGRSAAAEWWHTPVNRGTPERDELVIKISLAVTMPGVDVREVVQRQRSETMRALRDLTRLVARTDPDSDPDLAWSLVLDHHVFTAEAELRWLDHIESRAERAASRPRVVHTPAPKATNTPDRKATNR; this is encoded by the coding sequence ATGTCGGTCAAGCAGGGAATCCTCGCGCTGCTGAGCGTGCAGCCCATGGGCGTGGCTCGGCTGCGCCGGGAGTTCGAGGCCCGCACGGGCGGCACCTGGCCGCTCAACATCGGGCAGGTGTACACCACGGCGCAGCGGCTCGAACGCGATGGGCTCATCACCCGGGTCGCCGCCGAACCGCCGGGCGGCGCCGATGCGGGCCCCGCTGCCGATACCGGCGCCGCCCCGGCCACAGGTGCGAATACGGGCCACGGCGCGCCCGGCGAACCGGAGGTCGAGCAGTACACGCTCACCCGGGCCGGTCGCTCGGCCGCAGCCGAGTGGTGGCACACCCCCGTGAACCGCGGCACGCCCGAGCGCGACGAACTCGTGATCAAGATCTCGCTCGCCGTCACGATGCCCGGGGTCGACGTCCGTGAGGTGGTGCAACGGCAACGCTCCGAGACCATGCGCGCACTGCGGGACCTGACGAGACTGGTCGCCCGAACCGATCCCGACAGCGACCCGGACCTGGCCTGGTCGCTCGTGCTCGACCATCACGTCTTCACCGCGGAGGCCGAACTCCGCTGGCTCGACCACATCGAATCCCGCGCCGAACGGGCCGCGAGCCGGCCACGCGTCGTCCATACGCCGGCGCCGAAGGCGACGAACACCCCCGACCGGAAGGCGACGAATCGATGA
- a CDS encoding carbohydrate ABC transporter permease, with amino-acid sequence MTTNLQSAPETTARPAALVRPAPGRSRAWARRAPLLPALIFTIVLTQLPFVGTIIVSFMNWNSLLPSERGFAGFGNYTQVLTNAELRSTISFTVQLTAIVVIASMVLGFAIAMLVNERFLGRGIVRTLLVLPFLVVPVAGALFWKHAILNPSYGLINGTLTAIWNLFGSDNPPQPDILSTAPTLGIALSLIWRWTPFMMLILLAGLQSRKQDVMEAAAVDGAGHWAIFRYMTLPHMRRYLELGGLFGSIYLVQEFDAVFMLTAGGLGTTNLPYAVYKTFYLANDYGLASALGVMVVIGTIVIALFTLRVLLSLFKETAR; translated from the coding sequence GTGACTACGAACCTGCAGTCCGCACCCGAGACAACGGCTCGACCAGCGGCCCTGGTGCGGCCCGCGCCCGGCAGGTCCCGCGCTTGGGCCCGGCGGGCGCCACTCCTGCCCGCCCTCATCTTCACGATCGTGCTGACCCAGCTCCCGTTCGTCGGGACGATCATCGTTTCGTTCATGAACTGGAACAGCCTGCTGCCGAGCGAGCGGGGGTTCGCCGGCTTCGGCAATTACACCCAGGTGCTGACGAACGCCGAACTTCGCAGCACGATCAGTTTCACTGTCCAACTCACGGCGATCGTCGTCATCGCCAGCATGGTCCTTGGCTTCGCGATCGCGATGCTCGTGAATGAACGCTTCCTCGGCCGGGGCATCGTACGCACCCTGCTCGTGCTGCCGTTCCTCGTGGTGCCTGTGGCCGGCGCACTCTTCTGGAAGCACGCGATCCTCAATCCATCCTACGGGCTCATCAACGGCACGCTCACCGCGATCTGGAACCTGTTCGGCAGCGACAATCCGCCGCAGCCGGACATCCTCTCGACGGCGCCAACCCTGGGTATCGCACTCTCCCTCATCTGGCGGTGGACGCCGTTCATGATGCTTATCCTGCTCGCAGGGCTGCAGTCCCGGAAGCAGGACGTCATGGAGGCCGCGGCAGTCGATGGGGCCGGGCACTGGGCGATCTTCCGCTATATGACCCTTCCCCATATGCGCCGTTACCTCGAACTCGGAGGACTCTTCGGCAGTATCTACCTCGTGCAGGAGTTCGATGCGGTGTTCATGCTCACCGCCGGCGGGCTCGGCACGACCAACCTGCCTTACGCCGTCTACAAGACCTTCTACCTGGCGAACGACTATGGCCTGGCCTCCGCGCTCGGGGTCATGGTCGTGATCGGCACGATTGTCATCGCGCTATTCACTCTTCGCGTGCTGCTCTCCCTGTTCAAAGAGACCGCCAGATAG
- a CDS encoding ABC transporter ATP-binding protein — MTAPAEPIVLTLTDLVRVHGHGAQEVRALDGVSLTVRMGELVAVMGPSGSGKSTLLNLAGGLDSPTAGSVRVTRDVLSSLDAKGRAALRRRRIGYVFQDFNLIPALTAAENVALPRELDGLRVRRARREALDSLADVGLAELADRFPDELSGGQQQRVAIARALVGPRRLILADEPTGALDSATGEAVMRVVRARVDAGAAGLLVTHEPRFAAWADRTVFLRDGVIVDATDADDPGQLLTGSGPR; from the coding sequence ATGACCGCCCCGGCCGAACCGATCGTGCTCACCCTGACCGACCTCGTGCGCGTGCACGGGCACGGCGCCCAGGAGGTGCGCGCCCTCGACGGCGTGAGCCTGACCGTGCGCATGGGCGAGCTCGTGGCCGTCATGGGGCCCTCGGGCTCGGGCAAGTCCACGCTGCTCAACCTCGCCGGCGGGCTCGACAGTCCCACCGCCGGCAGCGTGCGCGTGACCCGGGACGTCCTCTCCAGCCTGGACGCGAAGGGGCGGGCCGCGCTGCGGCGGCGGCGAATCGGCTACGTGTTCCAGGACTTCAACCTCATCCCCGCCCTCACCGCCGCCGAGAACGTCGCCCTGCCCCGCGAGCTCGACGGTCTGCGCGTGCGTCGGGCCCGCCGCGAGGCGCTCGACTCCCTCGCCGACGTCGGCCTGGCCGAGCTGGCCGACCGCTTCCCGGACGAGCTCTCGGGCGGGCAGCAGCAGCGGGTCGCGATCGCCCGGGCACTCGTGGGCCCGCGCCGGCTCATCCTCGCCGACGAACCGACCGGGGCGCTCGACTCCGCCACCGGGGAGGCGGTCATGCGGGTCGTCCGCGCCCGCGTCGACGCCGGCGCGGCCGGGCTGCTGGTGACCCACGAGCCGCGGTTCGCCGCCTGGGCCGATCGCACCGTGTTCCTCCGTGACGGCGTGATCGTCGACGCCACCGATGCCGACGATCCGGGGCAGCTGTTGACCGGCAGCGGACCGCGATGA
- a CDS encoding carbohydrate ABC transporter permease — MATLTVSARSAQPGTRKRSVPKRVLLAASAWIVALVFVAPILWMVLTSLHAETDAATNPPSIFAPLTLDGFRAFFGGSGLSPWPPILNSMTASVLSVIFVLLLAFPAAFALSIRPVEKWRDVMFFFLTTKMLPIVAALLPLYLFAKAIGGLDNIYLLAVFYTVMNLPIAVWMLQSFLAEVPVELMEAAQLDGAGLATILRKVILPVAMPGIAATALICFIFSWNDLLFARVLTGTAATTAPVFLTGFVSSQGLFLATVSAGALVVSLPVIAVGMAAQDKLVQGLTFGAVK, encoded by the coding sequence ATGGCTACCCTGACCGTGTCCGCGCGCAGTGCGCAGCCAGGCACCCGGAAGAGGAGCGTTCCCAAACGGGTGCTGCTCGCCGCTTCGGCCTGGATCGTGGCGCTCGTGTTCGTGGCACCGATCCTGTGGATGGTGCTCACCTCCCTTCACGCAGAGACCGATGCGGCCACCAACCCGCCCTCGATCTTCGCCCCGCTCACCCTCGACGGCTTCCGCGCGTTCTTCGGCGGATCCGGTCTGAGTCCGTGGCCACCGATACTCAACTCGATGACAGCCTCGGTGCTCTCAGTGATCTTCGTGCTGCTGCTCGCCTTCCCGGCGGCGTTCGCCCTTTCGATACGGCCGGTGGAGAAGTGGCGCGACGTGATGTTCTTCTTTCTCACCACGAAGATGCTGCCGATAGTTGCCGCACTGTTGCCGCTCTACCTGTTCGCCAAGGCGATCGGCGGCCTCGACAACATCTACTTGCTCGCCGTCTTCTACACGGTAATGAATCTGCCGATCGCGGTGTGGATGTTGCAGTCCTTCCTTGCGGAGGTGCCGGTCGAACTAATGGAGGCTGCGCAACTCGATGGGGCAGGCCTGGCCACGATCCTGCGTAAGGTCATCCTTCCTGTCGCGATGCCCGGGATTGCCGCTACGGCGCTCATCTGCTTCATCTTCAGCTGGAACGACCTGCTTTTCGCCCGGGTGCTCACGGGCACGGCGGCCACCACGGCGCCGGTCTTCCTCACTGGCTTCGTCTCCAGCCAGGGCCTGTTCCTAGCGACGGTCTCTGCCGGCGCCCTCGTCGTCTCCCTGCCGGTCATCGCGGTCGGGATGGCGGCCCAGGACAAGCTCGTGCAGGGCCTGACGTTCGGAGCGGTGAAGTGA